GCCACTTGAGCCAATTCCTCTTCTTCCTGCGGGTTCAACTTGTTTTGCACAGCCTCTGCAACAGCTCTAGGCACACCGACTTCGACAATCTCATCCACACTTGCTTCCTTGATTTTAGTTAGAGACTTGAAATGCTTCATGAGATTTTGCTTGCGTTTAGATCCCAGGCCGTCAATGCCATCCAATTGTGATGAAAAGGAATTTTTGGAGCGCAGTTGGCGGTGGAAAGTAATGGCAAAGCGGTGGACCTCATCTTGAATACGTTGGAGCAGGAAAAATTCCTGAGAATTGCGAGACAACTCCACCACCTCAAGCGGATCTCCAAAGAGCAATTCATGGGTTTGGTGCTTATCATTCTTTTGCAAACCTGCAATGGGGATATCCAAGCCTAGCTCCTCTTGGATGACTTGCTTGGCGATATTGACTTGACCTTGTCCCCCATCAATCACAATCAAATCTGGCGGAGTCAAACCGTCACGCTGTACTCGACCATAGCGTCTGCGAATGACTTCTCTCATACTGGCATAGTCGTCTGGCCCAACGACAGTCTTGATTTTATACTTACGATAATCCTTCTTACTTGGTTTGCCGTTGACAAAGACCACCATGGCTGAAACAGGACTGGTCCCCATGATGTTGGAGTTATCGAAAGATTCGATACGAACTGGGGTTGGAATTTGAAGCAAGCGTCCTAGATTTTCAATAGCCCCTTGGGTCTTTTCGACAGATTTCTCTAGCAGATTGAACTTCTGCTCTAGACTGACTCGAGCATTCTTTATAGCCAAATTGACCAGTTGCTTTTTCTCTCCACGCTGAGGCTTAAGAATCTTGGTGTCTACCAAAGCCTTGACAGCTTCTTCGTCAATATCCTGCGGAATCAGCACCTCATTAGGAACTAGATGAGATTTTTCTTGATAAAATTGTCCTACATAGGTCAAGAAATCCTCATCCGGATCATTATAATAGGGAAAAAGATTGACATCGCGCTCAATGAGCTTGCCCTGACGGACAAAGAAAACCTGGACACACATCCATCCCTTGGCCACATAGTAGCCAAAGACATCACGGTTTTGGAGATCCTTGGCCATGACCCGTTGCTTGGTTCGAAGCGTTCCAATGGCCTGAATCAGGTCACGGTATTCCGCTGCACGTTCAAACTCCATACTTTGTGCTGCGGATGCCATCTTGCCCTTGAGGTCATCGATGATTTTGTCATCCTGTCCTTTTAAGAAGTCAGAAACCTCCTGAGCCATAGACTTGAAGTAGGCCTCATCCTTCTTACAGATAGTGTGGGCCATACATTGACCGATATGGTAGTAAAAACAAACCTTAGACGGTGGATTCGTACACTTTCTAAAAGGGAAAATTCGATCCAGCAGCCGCTTGATTTCATTGGCTGCCCCCACATCTGGGTAAGGTCCAAAGTAGAGACCGCCGTCCTTCTTGACCTGACGGGTGATAATTAAACGAGGATAGCGCTCATTGGTGATTTTGATGAAGGGATAGGACTTGTCATCCTTGAGCATGATATTGTATTTAGGCTTATTTTCCTTGATAAGATTGATTTCTAGGAGAAGTGCCTCAATATTGGACTCCGTAACGATAAATTCAAAATCTACAATTTCAGACACCAAGGCCTCTGTTTTGGTATCATGACTTCCACGGAAATAAGACCTCACGCGGTTACGCAGATTTTTAGCCTTTCCCACATAGATAATGGTGCCGTTTTTATCCTTGTGAATGTAGCAACCTGGGCTGGTCGGCAAGAGCTCTAGTTTTGATTTAATCAAGTTATTCATAGTTCCATTATAGCAAAAAAGTAGGGAAAGATTGTTCCCTACTCACTAGTCTCATATATTTTTCGAAGGTTTGCAACATCCACTTCCTGAATACCATAAAAGGAACCCGCAGGTTGCATGACAGACTTTTCATCTGTATGGTCCAAGCCAATCGCATGCCCCAACTCATGTTCTGCCGTATGGACAATGCGCTCATAGGAATAGCCATAGTCTGGATTGGACAGATAATAGTGATTCAACCGCACCGTGACAGACAAGAATTGCCCCGTCAAGAGATTGGTCTGACTTTCCGCTTCTCCTGCCACAGGAGTACCTCCGTCATTCATCTCCGTAGCCAAGATATCTGCCTTGCTGGACTCAGTCACAAGTTCAAAATGAAAGGCACCGGTTTGATTCCAGTTCTGAATTGCTTCTAAATATGCCTCTTGAAAGCGTGAATCCATCTGCGGATCCAAGTAAATACGAGCAGAAGCCTGTGGCCATCTTCCTTCAGAATGCTGGTGGTTATCTGTCTGGTTCAACTTAGGCAGTTGCCCTGTTCTTTCCCATTGGTCGATACTTTGTTGACCAATTTTTACTGACCGTTCTGCTTGCTTCAGCGCCCCTTGAAAATCCCCGTTCAGATACCAGAGAAATCCAAAAGCAAGAGTACATAAAAGCAAAACAATCCAAACCAGACGCCAAAACAAACGCCAAATAAAATAAAAGAAAGCCCCTATCAAACGAAAAAGCCAACGCATATCTCTCCACCTTTCTAGCAAATAAAGTCTATTTTACTAAAACAAGCTGAAAGAAAGCTAAATACTGGCTTTTTCATCTTAACGTCCTACTATTTTTTTGAATAACTGAATAGCTTTGTATTTTAAAGGCGATGGATGATAACGGAAAGTTCCTGCTTTACGTACAATATAGCCATTAAAATTTTGTTTAAAACGCAAAACACCATCACTACCATCAAAAATCCCTTGAATGCCTAGGAAGTTGTATTTAGGTATTCCACGTTTTATGCTTTCCAACATAACATATTTTTGAAGCAGTGCAGGGGCATAAAACTTATTAAACTCAGTGTAAGAACCACTAAAGAGATAAGTCGTTTCCTGAGGCATATAAACAAATAAACTCCCGGCTAAAACAATATCTTCTTCTCCATATTTTTCAATCAAGTCTCGCGCTTCTGCTTTTCGAACTTCAAACGTTTCAAATTGACTAGAATATTCTCTCAGTTGATTTTGTTTTTTCTCAGAATGAGGATTTTTACTCAAATCAAGTCGCAACTTGCCCAAGATTTCTTCTAGTTTACTTTGTTCACCTTGCAATTTGCTCATATAGTCCGAAAAATTTAAGCTTGCTATGAGAAACTCAGCTTGTTCTCCAAAAACATCATAAAAATGCTCATAATATTCTAAACTTTTATCACTATATTCTCTACGTTCAGAGGTTTCTTTTGTGATGTTCTTAAAAATCGATAGTTCTTCACGTTTTAACTTTTTCAACCGAATGCCAAAGGTTTCAGCCTTTTTCACCAAGGGTTTCCCTTTTTTGCTAAAACTTTTAAGCAAATTCTTTTCAGTTAATTCAGTCAAATCTTTATAGTATAACCAATCCGGCTCTCCACCTGGATAACCTGTCGTCAAGCCATCAAATTGATAACCTAAATCAGTTAAACCATGAATGATATTTTTTTTCTCAGCATCTATTGGATTACCTTGGCTATCAAAAGTTTGATAAGTTTCATAAGGTTTTACAAACAACTCTAATACACCATTTTGCTTGGCATATTCTTTTAACTCCGCATAAAAAACTGGAAGAGCATCTTGTTGGGTATAAATCGGCCCCGAATTGATCTCCATATGCAGACCACCCAGCATGGGCAAGCTATAAACCAGAGCTGCAACTTGAATCTCTCCTTCTTGTTTCAAAGCAAGATAAACAATTCGAGCCCCTCTTTTTTCTAGCAAATCCCCCATCTGGACAGATTGCATAAAGGAACGAGAAGAAACCTGATCAGAATAAGCCTGAAACTCTTCTTTCGTGAGTGTAATTAGTGCCATATACTTACTTTCTATGTTTTTTTCTTAATGTTTTACGGAAATCAAGAGCAAGTCTTAACAGAGGATAGAGAGGATGGGTAGGTATTGTAAATTCACCCAAGTATTCTTCAATCGTTGGATTAAATTTTTCCTTAAAATGATAAAGTCCACCATTGAGAGAGTTTTCAACACCACCTAAATTTTGCCAGACCATACCTCGCTCAAAGGCATAGCGAGCCGTTTCATACCAAGTTAAAATCGGAGCATTGTAACGTTTAAAAGCATCATCCATACCAGCATATAGATTGACAGAGGTAGTACCAAATTCCAAACTCAAAGTAGCCGCTAAGGGAACTCTCGCTTGACCTGCATCTATATATTCCTGCAGGAAAGTCAATTCCTCTAACAAACGTTCTTTTTCCTTCTTCTGCGCTTCTACTTTTGAAGTGCGAGTCGACTCAGTAAAGGTCTCTTCCAAGGCTCTATTTTTCGCCAACTGTTCTTCTAATTCTTGCGAACGTTTAGAGACATCCAAGGTTGCCAAGGTGATGTAGGCCTTGTCCTTAAAATTATCTAACAATTTTTTATAATAGGCTTCATTCCTCAAATGAATCTCTTTCCGCTTCTCGGTTTTTTTCATCAAAAAGGAAAAAGACTCCAATAATTCAGTTCCGCCAAATTGAATCTCTACCCCCTTATTCCGTGCTGTTCGAATAGCCTGTTTTGTTGATTTAGAAAGTTTATCTTCTTCAAAATTTTCTTTATATATTTTCGCCTGAATACGAGGCTGAATGGTGTCATCCATTTCGGTTGTCCGCCCAGACCACTTCACTCCTAATTGCCCTAAAATCTCAACAATAGAAAGTTTTTCAGGATA
The Streptococcus toyakuensis genome window above contains:
- a CDS encoding aminoacyltransferase, which gives rise to MYRYQIGIPALEYDQFVKDHELGNVLQSSAWEEVKSDWEHEKFGVYREEKLLATASILIRTLPLGYKMFYIPRGPILDYGDTELLSFVIQSIKSYARSKRAVFVTFDPSICLSQHLVNQDKTEYPEKLSIVEILGQLGVKWSGRTTEMDDTIQPRIQAKIYKENFEEDKLSKSTKQAIRTARNKGVEIQFGGTELLESFSFLMKKTEKRKEIHLRNEAYYKKLLDNFKDKAYITLATLDVSKRSQELEEQLAKNRALEETFTESTRTSKVEAQKKEKERLLEELTFLQEYIDAGQARVPLAATLSLEFGTTSVNLYAGMDDAFKRYNAPILTWYETARYAFERGMVWQNLGGVENSLNGGLYHFKEKFNPTIEEYLGEFTIPTHPLYPLLRLALDFRKTLRKKHRK
- the murN gene encoding peptidoglycan bridge formation alanyltransferase MurN, whose product is MALITLTKEEFQAYSDQVSSRSFMQSVQMGDLLEKRGARIVYLALKQEGEIQVAALVYSLPMLGGLHMEINSGPIYTQQDALPVFYAELKEYAKQNGVLELFVKPYETYQTFDSQGNPIDAEKKNIIHGLTDLGYQFDGLTTGYPGGEPDWLYYKDLTELTEKNLLKSFSKKGKPLVKKAETFGIRLKKLKREELSIFKNITKETSERREYSDKSLEYYEHFYDVFGEQAEFLIASLNFSDYMSKLQGEQSKLEEILGKLRLDLSKNPHSEKKQNQLREYSSQFETFEVRKAEARDLIEKYGEEDIVLAGSLFVYMPQETTYLFSGSYTEFNKFYAPALLQKYVMLESIKRGIPKYNFLGIQGIFDGSDGVLRFKQNFNGYIVRKAGTFRYHPSPLKYKAIQLFKKIVGR
- the uvrC gene encoding excinuclease ABC subunit UvrC, giving the protein MNNLIKSKLELLPTSPGCYIHKDKNGTIIYVGKAKNLRNRVRSYFRGSHDTKTEALVSEIVDFEFIVTESNIEALLLEINLIKENKPKYNIMLKDDKSYPFIKITNERYPRLIITRQVKKDGGLYFGPYPDVGAANEIKRLLDRIFPFRKCTNPPSKVCFYYHIGQCMAHTICKKDEAYFKSMAQEVSDFLKGQDDKIIDDLKGKMASAAQSMEFERAAEYRDLIQAIGTLRTKQRVMAKDLQNRDVFGYYVAKGWMCVQVFFVRQGKLIERDVNLFPYYNDPDEDFLTYVGQFYQEKSHLVPNEVLIPQDIDEEAVKALVDTKILKPQRGEKKQLVNLAIKNARVSLEQKFNLLEKSVEKTQGAIENLGRLLQIPTPVRIESFDNSNIMGTSPVSAMVVFVNGKPSKKDYRKYKIKTVVGPDDYASMREVIRRRYGRVQRDGLTPPDLIVIDGGQGQVNIAKQVIQEELGLDIPIAGLQKNDKHQTHELLFGDPLEVVELSRNSQEFFLLQRIQDEVHRFAITFHRQLRSKNSFSSQLDGIDGLGSKRKQNLMKHFKSLTKIKEASVDEIVEVGVPRAVAEAVQNKLNPQEEEELAQVAEERVDYQTEGDHHEP
- a CDS encoding M57 family metalloprotease, which codes for MRWLFRLIGAFFYFIWRLFWRLVWIVLLLCTLAFGFLWYLNGDFQGALKQAERSVKIGQQSIDQWERTGQLPKLNQTDNHQHSEGRWPQASARIYLDPQMDSRFQEAYLEAIQNWNQTGAFHFELVTESSKADILATEMNDGGTPVAGEAESQTNLLTGQFLSVTVRLNHYYLSNPDYGYSYERIVHTAEHELGHAIGLDHTDEKSVMQPAGSFYGIQEVDVANLRKIYETSE